The genomic window TCCAGCAACTCTATCAAAAAATCTAGCCAAACACCCCAACTCCATGGAGTTGTAGTGCAAATGGAGGTGGGgttttggagcacctcttttgcTGCTCTAGAACCCTATCTtttgaacctcctcatggagttgATGAGTAATTACCCACCAATGCAACTGGTTACATGAAAAAAAACGTTTCGCTTCTATTCTCCGAGTCTCCCCCGTGCATCCCTTCTTCCTAGTCCCGCGCCTCTCTCCGTCCTGACTCTTCTCGCAAGATCAGCACAGTTGGGGTTTCTGCCGCCGCTAGGTAGACCGGCGGCCGCCGTCCACCCCCGCTGTCGGCTGGCTGAGCCCCGCTGTCGTCTGCCCTAGGCCCACCACTAGTCTCCTAGCCCTGCTCGGCCGCCTAGCTCCGCCTCCCACCATACCTAAATGAGGCCCGTCGCCTGCCGTAGAAGCCCCGACGCCAGCCACAGCCTCCCACTGTCGGAGATCCCCCGCCGGCCACAGCTCCCCACTGACGGCCGCAGAGGCCCGCCACTGGTCTCCTAGCCCCACCCGGCCACCTAGCTCCGCCTCCTGCCATGTCTGCACGAGGCCCACCGCCTGCCGCATAAAGCCCCAATGCCGGCCGCATCCTCCCACCGTCGGAGATCCCCTGCTGGCCGTAGCTCCCCACCGACAGCCGTAGAGGCCCACCAACAGTCATCCAGAGATCCCCCGCCGCTGTTCACAAGGTATGGTGCCTCCTTTGTTTTTTCTATCAGTGCCTTTTGGCTGCCGTTTGATGCTGCTGGAATTGGGCTACATGCTCTGTTTGCTGAAATTATTGCCGTTCAATGCTACAGATTTGTCATATGCAATTACATGATCGATGCATTATTGTAGCAACTGAAGTGTGCACTAGCTTCTATAACATTAGAGTCTTGTTTGCTGAAATTAGCCTGTTGGATAGATTAGAGTCTTGGTAACAGAAGATAGATAACTTGCCTTCTAATATGAAATTTGTGAGTTCGATAGATGCCTGAAATTGATTGGAACTTGGAGAACACTCGAGTGTTGTGTATGTTGTTTGTCGAACAAGTTGGAAAAGGAAATTGGCCAAACACACACTTGAATGCACTTGGTTATACTGAGGTTAAGAAAGGGTTCAAAGAAAGGACTGGAATTGTGGCTACTAAGGTTCAGATCAAGAACAAATCAGACAAGTTGAAGGAAGATTTTAAGGCATGGAAGAAACTAATGTGGAGGCAAACAGGGACCGGTTGGGATCCTATAAAGAAGACTATTGCTATGGATGATGAATGGTGGAAAAAAGCTAGAGCTGTAAGTTGGTTCAAAATTTTTGCTATATTTGTTTTCCATATGACAAATCTATTGGTAATACTTATAATAATATGTGTTGTTCTGCTTATTTTAGGACATTCCGGGTTGTGGAAAGTTCAAAAAGAAGGGCCTTGAGAATGAAGATGACTTAGCCAAGTGTTTTGCTAACATCACTACTACTAGTATTGATCATTGGTCTCCTCATGTTGTGAATGTTGAAGCAACCAAAAATGTTGATGAgacacaagatgatgcaaccaaTTTtgagccacaagatgatgattcCATTCCTGGAACACAAGAGGAGGATATTGGTATTTCTCCTCCACCTGCAAGTGGCAAGATATTGGCTAGGCCTGTTGAAAGATGTGGCAAGAAGGTGAAGTCTAGAAATGCACTCCTAATTCAAGAAGCAGTAACAAGTATGGCAAGTTTAGCCAATGAATATGTTTTGAAGAGACATGGAAAATACTCTATTGATGAAGTGATCGAGGTTGTGATTGCTTGTGGGGCCGACTATGATAGCAATGAACATTACATTGTGTCtgaattgtttgtgaagaagGAGCAAAGGGAGATGTTCATGACCTTGCCTACTAATGAGATTAGGTTCAATTGGCTTAGGAGGAAGTACAACGATAAATATGAAAAGTAGAAATGGTAGGGAGAGTTATGTCATTTATGTATGCTACATTTTATTTTTGTCACACGTATGCTACATTTTATTTTCTTGCAATTCATTTATGTATGGCATTTGTATCTTACATTTCATTTATATCAATGTTCACAAATGTCTTCAAGTGAGTCTAATGATTCTAGTGatggggattttttttaaaatggtTGAGAGCAGTGCAAAACTAGCACAAAGTTATCATGACTTGTATATGGACAAGGCACCGCTGAGGTTCATGTTTTCACAACAAAGTGGAATGGGATGGCTGATGGAGATGGTAAACACTCCAGGGGAGTGTCATCGAATGCTTCAGATGAATGAGGTTATTTTTCATGATCTTCATGATGTGTTGGTTGAGAGGAATGGATTAAAACCATTGAAACACATGAATACATATGAAATGTTGGCCATTTTCCTATTCACATGTGGTGGGTGTGAGTCAAATAGAAGAGGACAAAATAAGTTCAAACACTCAGGTGAAACCATTAGTATAAAATTTCATGAGGTTCTAGATTGTGTGGTTGCCATGGCACAAGATTTCTTAAGACCAATAGATCCTAATTTTCACAATGTGCACAAGAGGATTAGGAATGATAAGAGAGCATATCCACATTTTAAGGATTGCATTGGTGCACTTGATGGAACCCATATTCGTGTGTCTTTATCACCTGAAGAGCAAGTGAGATATATTGGTAAGACTAGAATTGCAACTCAAAATGTGCTTGCCGTTTGTGATTTTGATATATGCTTCACGTATGTGGCTATGGGTCAACCGGGTTCTTTGCATGACACTAGTGTATTGTACCATGCATTGGAAGCAGATGTAGATGTCTTCCCACATCCTCCTCAAGGTAAATATTTTTGCTTACGTTCTTTTTCATATTTGTATGCACAAACTTATCTTGTTTTACATATGTGTAGGCAAGTACTATGTTGTAGATGCGGGCTATCCTAATCGTCCGGGATACCTAGCTCCATACAAGGGTGAAAGATACCACTTACCCGAGTGGCATCAAGATATGGAACCAAATACTGCAAAAGAGAAGTTCAACCGTATACACTCATCTATTCGTAACGTTGTTGAGCGCTCATTTGGAGTATTAAAAATGAAATGGCAAATCCTTTACAAGATGCCTGGTTATTCAATGGTCACACAAAAGAAGATTGTTGCTACTACCATGGTCCTACACAATTTCATACGTGAACATGCTAGTGTTGATGTGGACTTTGCTAATTTTGATAGAGAATTTACCTACATGCCTACTATTCTAGAAAGGTACAACAAGTATGCCGTGTCTCAACATGCCTCCGATGGATCAACATCAGAATCAAGCTTTGTGACTATGGACACCTTTCATGATAATATGGCTACATCCATCGCCCTAGCATGGAATTAGTGCAATGATTATTGTAACGCCCTTATTTTGGAACTATGAACTTATTTCGTAATTTCAGTTCTAGGCAAATGACAtgtaatttattattattttggacTCCACTGCATGtactttcatttcatatttgtgaGAAGTAGTTCAAGTCAAACCAGGGGCAACAATGGCAATCTACCCTCAAACTCATATTTCCTGGAGCTAGGGACACCCTCCCAGTCAAACAACCTCATCAGACAGCTCTAACTCCACCCAGAGCTGGCTCCACCTAGAGTTCTGGAGTGGAGCAGCTCGACCCAGAGTTGGAGtcatgccaaacagggcctaaatcagCTAAGAATTAGGTGTGCTGAGCTTGAAAAAAACTAGAAAGTGTGAAAGCCACCATCGAACGTCATGAGTCCACCTTGACTCAGATCCCCAATGCTATCAAACTGAAGAAACAAGAAATGgtgaccaaggtcaaagaaggtaGAGCTATTCGTACCAGTCTTAAGAGCATTCCCGGATTAGCTGAAGAAgataaataacaaattacataagttgatgctattcggctgaAAGCACAATgagcaattcatgatgctcttaacttgtaatttacaTTCCAGTATCTATAGCACATAAACCTAATGATAACTATACTTTTTGGTTCGGCTAGAAGAGCCGATTTGAATTAGCCGATCCTGATTTCTGACTTTACTCTAACCTAACTGAATCTGAAAATGGCTTTTATCACAAAACTCTTTGAATTACTTCTTAGTCATCAACGTCGCGTTCCCCTCGGTATTAGTGAAGCGGCGATTCCCCTTCCATCAAATGGTGTTGCTTTCACACATCCCAAGATATCTACCGTCTCGCCttcatggctataaataccagtcAAGGGCTTTGGCCTCAAACATATCTACACCCACAACTATTCTCATTCTCTTGTGTCCTTCTACCTTCAAGAACCCTGATCCTAGTGCACATATGAATTggggtttctggcttctcagctcttaggatcaaatgaggcatgcCCTGAGAGGGGGTGCAGGCAAATATATATAGCCCAGAGCATCAATCCtcaacccttggatcaaaccaacttgaaataaCGGccgagatgcatcctaggaggcggttCAGAACCAACATAACAAAGAGGATGACAAGTGGGGCCATAGGGGCCGaacggcctctaggtggggctggccggccccacatgttagtgggtCGAGCACcacttcggtggagagcctccttgagtcttctagaaccttcccaCGTTGATCTCGTGGTGGAATtccgtgatttcctttgacgaaaaggtcccccttgatggttttctaattaaatcctgctagaaatatagattcaccaaaactcgtggaacttgtcagtttaaacccctaagtctatgttggtgatctatttagtcatttatgcaagggatattgatggtttgtgatgaatgttaactaccatcaacaaactcccctatACTTAGGCTTTTAATTGTCCTCAATAAAAGGGTGGATTATTCAAGACACAACCTTAGGACAaggcatcaacataaaaccattcccagTCATACTTGCACCatgggattcaaagtgtctaccatgaactttgggcggttgaagaatgaaacagcttgaaacagatcaccatcttccttcagtcatgTCAATtagagaaacattttaagattttttaaaacaaaacatagcttaccttctccttttgtagtactctcaaatcactctatatatctagtatttttggatcctcaccaaggcattagtgactttgccttcttcttgcctacttctaaaagcttatgtggagcttaggtagggataaatgtaagatcatacttgcattgcatatattataaagtcaaacaaggatccaaggagaaagatatcatactcttagatcaagatgtgcatgtgtgtggaatatgtatatggtggctaacctaattctactatgcactttgaaacatatctctcttgtttgaaacttgaaaatacttttgcaagaaaacatgggctatcttattcatctctctttttttcaggcgagcatctaagtacccattattttcaatatctcagacacttgtccattttttcaatactttgtctttttttatgaataacttttgcatagccatgcctctttttctgcaattgaaacttttcgAAAGAGACATttataagaacttggagcatttatcctattaagcatatttttgtgtctattcccagtgtaggagtagaacattttttggtggatggaaaacatgttgttgcatactcccagtgtagaagcagcagaaatatgtggagtgtacgtgatcttgatcttgagagcatgataagtttctcaacatgggtcacaaggtttgaccaaactcaacacaatgacaagtagtatatgtggAAGGTTTCCCTAGTCTATatatcatgtatggctctggtaggacattatttaccacaaaggagaggtgtagctatttattttactttttgaaataaaattatcCAATAACAAGACATTTAGAATCAAGTtgtcattattctactatatctcattctacAAAAACTTATGTAACATTGGGGttcctaataataagttcccaatagtagcatgacttttaggaaaagtattatgtgagtctatccttaagtcatgactgaaataacctttcctcatgttttaagttgttttatcaaGTGATTTTCAATTTGGTTCGAAACGGAAAGCAAAACATATGAAAATAGAGTGTATGGGATGCAAACCTGACTATGGATAAAGCGTGAGGCAAATCGGTGCAGTGATGGGCTAGGCGGCCCATAGTGGAGGCTGGGCGGCCCACTCTATGGTCTGCTCGAGTCCAACTTTGACAGGCGTGGTTTGGGGTCCATTATTTCCTGAATTTCGTGATTTTTGCGATCAGATGTCGTCTTGTTGTCATGGTGTGTCTCCCCCACTCTTGTTTCCCTATATGACTTTctacacaacatgtggagacaaacacatatccaaacgAAATAGAGAGCAGATAAAAATACAACTCCATATatatataaggcactttattacataaGCACAAACTAAGCACAAACTTTAACTAACCTAACACAATCTTTTAACCATCTGACCTAAGCGACAAACCCAAACACATGATATCACACACTTTAACTTACCACTCGTGCCTTATCAAAATTGCTACCTAATTCTCACTTCTTCATtttagcaacaaaatgattcaaagtGTTAAAATCGTGTTGTAGACTCTTGCGGTCGACATGTTCCTTGCCGATCCTTTGCTTTAAGGTATAGATAACATTGCTCAGATCTTCAATCTTTTTGCTAAGAGGGCAATGGTCATCCTTGGACACTTCTCAACCTCGAGAATAGGCGGTGATGTTGCCTTCCTCTTGggaggaacaaccttgatctgctCTAGCATAGCCTAGATTCCATCAATGGTGGTACGAGGGGTGACCGACTTATACTTTGCACAAGTAACATCTCCAAATTTGTTGGTCTTTAGTCCAGTCAGCACCTCATGATCCTTCGGTGAAAGACGGTTGATTTCCTTCATCACCTTGAAAAGCTTTTGGGCATCTAGCTTCGGCTCTTGTTGGAGAGGCTTTCCTTCAAGACATAGCAGCGGCGGCAGTAGAGCGATTAGGGGGCGGCGAATGGCTTGGGCATAGTAGGATTGATTTGAGCAAATGGGGGTGACTTTTGGTGGAACAACGGTCAGCGCAAGCACATCGGGCTTCTTGTTTAGGTCAGCTCAAAAGGGGATCATTTAATTGTTGGCCATGTGAACTAGAGAGAAGAAGAGCTTTGCTGCTGTTGGAAGAGAAAGCTTTGATGGGATGGCAATGGAGGCAGGCAGGGGCTCATTCATATAGGGGGTTCAACTTgtagcaggggtcaagatctatccatatgagGTCTCGTAATGAGGAAAAATAGAATGCGTCGAAAAACTGCGGGATTATGAAGAGtaaggatctagaagacatgaGAAAGTTGACGGGACGTGAGAGGTACTAACAGTGGGCCGacagcctctaggtggggccgacTAGCCCCACATGTTGAGGTCTCGGGGTGATTTTTCTCGTGGTGGTTTCTAACTGCTATCTAATCCCGAACAGTATATTTTCACGTTACGAAACGTTACggaggatggcagtggtgtaatTTATGGTAAAAACAGAAATtccacctcatccaaatcctcaggtggtttttcaggttctagaaagatcttgagacggtggccatttaccttaaatAACGTACCTtcgtcattttgaagtgttaccgttccatgcgatgaagtgcttatcaccttgaatggtccttcccatttgcttcaaagttttccgtgcccgaataatttaaccctagaattaaaaagtaataccttatctccgggaccaaaatccttcttcttgatcctcttatcatgccatcttttcACTCTCTCGTAAATCTTGGAGTTTTGATATCCTTTTTCATGCtattcatcaagctcagagagttgcatcttccccTTGGTTCCtatggcttcaaagtccatgttccatcgcctgatggcctagtgagctttgaattctagctcgaTAGGTAGATGGTAGGTCTTTCCATAGAccaattgatatggtgacatccccAATGGTGTTTTATAGGATGTTTTGTAGGCCCATAGTGTAtcgggtagtctatccttccatgcagtccccatctcgTTGACTATCTTTTGCAAAATATTcatgatttgtttatttgatgtctCTGCTTAGCCACTTGTCTAAGGGTGATATAGAGTAGCAACGCtgtgatggatcccatgtctTGACAAGTATTTGTGAAAGTTCTTGTTAGCTCAATTTGGAGGTTATtagtgagtggcatggcatctcttgaatttaTATTCCTATGCCTCTAACATGCTCCACATCTCCTGATGAAGTCCTTCATGTCTttatacatggttggccaaaagaatccactctgCCAAATCTTCAAATGAGTGCGGAATgtaccataatgtcctccatatggtgttgagtggcatcgttcgataatcttgatgccttcttctacCGGTACACATCTTCCGAGTAGGACATCAGAGTAGACTCTAAAGAGGTACGAtacatcccatatgtggagatgactttcgtagatgagcttccttttgttttcccctagtagtacataacctgcaaccataaaattaataaTATTTGTGTACCATGGGTCGAATTTGGAGACCTTGTAGAGCAAGTCATCCCGTAGAGAATCATTGATGCGCAGATCCTgtgaattctcaaactgcattctagacaagtgatcggcaacagaattttctactccctttttatcttttatttctaagtcaaattcttagaGTAACAAATTCCATCTTATCAAtcaaggtttagcatctttcttagtgagcaagtatttcaaagcagcatgatcagtataaacaatcaccttagcttgTACTAAGTAGGATCTAAACTTAtctatagcaaaaacaacagctaGGAGTTcatttttagttgttgcataattaagttgaggtcctgtcaaagttttgctagcatacacaattgcatgatgcttttcatctttagtttgtcccaaaactgcccccatagcatagtcactagcatcacacaaaatttcaaaaggtagcgaccaatcaggggggTTGAATGATTAGTGCAGAGATAAGttctttcttaagaatgttaaaagatttcaagcatgcatcatcaaattcaaagggatcatccttagccaaaagatttgttagtggtctagcaatgtgtgaaaaatcttttataaagcagcGGTAACACCCAGCATGGCCAAGAAAACTACGCATCCCTttgatatttatgggaggaggtaattgttcaattacttcaattttagctctgtctacctcaatccctcgttCGGACACTacgtgtccaagcactatgccttctctaaccatgaaatgatatttttcccaattaaggactaagtgcttttcttcacatctttgcaaaaccttgtataaattttcaagacaatcatcaaaagtttttccataaacagaaaagtcatccatgaaaacttccatgatttcttcaatcatattagataatatagacatcatgcatctttagaAAGAAGatggagcattacataatccaaaagacattctacgataagcataagttccatatggacatgcaAAATTGGTTTTGCTTTGTACATCTGGATGAATCAGAATCTGGtggtaacctgaatacccatcaaggaaatagaaaaaagagtGGTTCGCCAGTCGcactaacatttcatcaatgaagggcaatgaAAATTgatccttctttgttgccttgttaagttttcggtaattTATACACATGCACCATCCAGTGATGgctctttgggggattaattcattcttttcatttttaacaacagtcatgcctctctttttaggcacaacttgaacagggcttacCTACTCACTATGTGGCATAGGATAGATGATCCCGGCATacaagagtttcaaaacctctttcttaacaacctctctcattgcattattaagcctatgttggggctccctagaaggtaaagAGTTAGGATCTGTAGGGATGCAATGGGTTCAAAGAGCAAGACTAATTctcttaaggtcttggagtgagtagccaaaagcagaacgatgcttttctaagatagttAATAAGCGGAGGGATTCTTCCTcggagagtttatcacttatgatcataggagaatcctgatcattattgagaaaatcatatctaagaccagaaggcaggggtttaagctcaatggtgggcttaggtggtccAGCAATTCATCTAAAGGTTCAGGGTCTATGGGATTTTCATCTTCCTCTTTGATGAAGAACtagtgtagcacccgattttaaagacaaaaccagatacacactatatgtgagcccaggaagtcaaatctcacatatagccacaaatcagggtaatatcaagagataatacttattacataacgtattagtaaaaagaaaataacctcagagtaaagacagcggaaagttgactccgatcttcatgCGAAGACTCCAAaaccacagggacgactgactggttgaccacaagcctaactcctccaaaccagcaatctggtacccatctaggattttgttccaaagtatagaaaagtaaaataagcataagtacatgtcgtacttaacaattatatcatggggttcatgaggctcaaaagggctgacactggtttaactgtgattagctttaatagatcatctttttaagcagttgggtggcaaagaatttatcattcccataaacacatgatcaggtaaacatgaataatgtatagcataaacaattaatcattagtatcattatccattagtgatcatctctattccataagggtccaaggtcgctcgtgtccgtgagcatggctgttataatagttttacactctgcagaggttgtacacgttcactgtgagtcatgatttaccctttcgcccgaggtagctaatctcttgacccacttccaaggaaggtcggcagggttcactatgaagcctttcaaaggatttgtctaacaagttagggccgctaggcgtatatggcccctctctaggagtggcacgcgtgggcatcacagcacggtacacacttcccagcagcaaaggaaacataccctgcgtcttaaaggtaaccactaacaagctagaaaagatcctcatactgagctaaagccagagccatatggccctcacagctgtactgtaagtcctagatgatcgcttacagataagtccttaggaagaggaatctgaagcatataaacactccagccccctgttttcatgttactaaaaagtcatgttttaatgtttattgcatataccattagtcaagttacaagatcatggttttgattaagcactagcaaaaactacccaacgcaatatcccaaaggtatcaaggtacaagttatcaaatatctaggatatctttattggcaacaagggagacacatgcaatatgaattaagtgattaaatatgaataggtaacaaggacagtcccatgctatacttgccttgcacaccgatccttcggtaagctttatctgcaatgtccttcttcttctggatcaccacgtgtatctcaccaactgggcaatcgtagaacaccacacaaatatccatacacatacatgcatagcatacagttgcatctatatcagaatagtacaccaatcatataaaattaagtaaaagagattgatatacgattctacgtatcactacgaacacagagtcgcgagaagcacgctaatagaagctacgatgaaaaagatacatctaccgaaagatttgcttaatatgtggaaaagaaaactataggcttcatttatgttaactatatgaattaatatacaaaagatattttttaaacaatatggattgaattaagtcaattttagatttaaattataaaacaaaagtaaaacaaattat from Miscanthus floridulus cultivar M001 chromosome 11, ASM1932011v1, whole genome shotgun sequence includes these protein-coding regions:
- the LOC136492892 gene encoding L10-interacting MYB domain-containing protein-like: MPEIDWNLENTRVLCMLFVEQVGKGNWPNTHLNALGYTEVKKGFKERTGIVATKVQIKNKSDKLKEDFKAWKKLMWRQTGTGWDPIKKTIAMDDEWWKKARADIPGCGKFKKKGLENEDDLAKCFANITTTSIDHWSPHVVNVEATKNVDETQDDATNFEPQDDDSIPGTQEEDIGISPPPASGKILARPVERCGKKVKSRNALLIQEAVTSMASLANEYVLKRHGKYSIDEVIEVVIACGADYDSNEHYIVSELFVKKEQREMFMTLPTNEIRFNWLRRKYNDKYEK
- the LOC136491771 gene encoding uncharacterized protein, with the protein product MGIFFKMVESSAKLAQSYHDLYMDKAPLRFMFSQQSGMGWLMEMVNTPGECHRMLQMNEVIFHDLHDVLVERNGLKPLKHMNTYEMLAIFLFTCGGCESNRRGQNKFKHSGETISIKFHEVLDCVVAMAQDFLRPIDPNFHNVHKRIRNDKRAYPHFKDCIGALDGTHIRVSLSPEEQVRYIGKTRIATQNVLAVCDFDICFTYVAMGQPGSLHDTSVLYHALEADVDVFPHPPQGKYYVVDAGYPNRPGYLAPYKGERYHLPEWHQDMEPNTAKEKFNRIHSSIRNVVERSFGVLKMKWQILYKMPGYSMVTQKKIVATTMVLHNFIREHASVDVDFANFDREFTYMPTILERYNKYAVSQHASDGSTSESSFVTMDTFHDNMATSIALAWN